The following are encoded in a window of Lynx canadensis isolate LIC74 chromosome B1, mLynCan4.pri.v2, whole genome shotgun sequence genomic DNA:
- the DDIT4L gene encoding DNA damage-inducible transcript 4-like protein: MVATGSLSSKNPGSISELLDHGFHPGSLLNNFDYWDYVVPEPNLNEVIFEETTCQSLVKMLENCLSKSKQTKLGCSRVLVPEKLTQRIAQDVLRLSSTEPCGLRGCVMHVNLEIENVCKKLDKIVCDSSVVPTFELTLVFKQENCSWTSFRDFFFSRGRFSSGLRRTLILSSGFRLVKKKLYSLIGTTVIEEC; encoded by the exons ATGGTTGCAACTGGCAGTTTGAGCAGTAAGAACCCGGGCAGCATTTCAGAGTTGCTGGACCATGGCTTCCACCCGGGGAGCCTGCTGAACA ATTTTGACTACTGGGATTATGTTGTTCCTGAACCCAACCTCAACGAGGTGATATTTGAGGAGACGACTTGCCAGAGTTTGGTGAAAATGCTGGAAAACTGTCTGTCCAAATCAAAGCAAACCAAACTTGGTTGCTCAAGAGTCCTTGTCCCTGAGAAACTGACCCAGAGAATCGCTCAAGATGTCCTGCGGCTTTCCTCCACTGAGCCCTGTGGCCTGCGAGGCTGTGTTATGCACGTGAACTTGGAAATTGAAAACGTATGTAAAAAGCTGGATAAGATTGTGTGTGATTCGAGCGTGGTGCCCACTTTTGAGCTCACACTTGTCTTTAAGCAGGAGAACTGCTCATGGACTAGCTTCAGGGACTTTTTCTTCAGCCGAGGTCGCTTCTCATCTGGCCTCAGGCGGACTCTGATCCTGAGTTCAGGATTCCGCCTCGTTAAGAAAAAGCTTTACTCCTTGATTGGAACAACAGTCATTGAGGAGTGCTGA